A portion of the Candidatus Binataceae bacterium genome contains these proteins:
- a CDS encoding nuclear transport factor 2 family protein — protein sequence MTAEERKRRAIRFLENFNHPDQKVFEQLITDDFTFEIVTAIKDFPPARGKQEFAAGETERLKALFPDGLKMKIGTVICEGPHVAVQAEADTVAMNGRSYKQRYHFYLRFEGDLIAEGREYNDTNLVREVFLT from the coding sequence ATGACGGCGGAAGAACGTAAGCGGCGCGCGATCCGATTCCTCGAAAACTTTAACCATCCCGACCAAAAGGTCTTCGAGCAACTTATCACCGACGACTTCACGTTCGAGATCGTCACCGCGATCAAGGATTTCCCACCTGCCCGCGGCAAGCAGGAGTTTGCCGCAGGCGAAACCGAGCGGCTCAAGGCGCTCTTCCCCGACGGGCTCAAGATGAAGATCGGCACCGTCATCTGCGAAGGGCCACACGTCGCGGTGCAGGCGGAGGCCGACACGGTGGCGATGAACGGGCGGTCGTACAAGCAGCGCTACCATTTTTACCTGCGCTTCGAGGGCGACCTGATCGCCGAGGGCCGCGAATATAACGACACCAACCTCGTGCGCGAGGTGTTCCTGACCTGA
- a CDS encoding NAD(P)/FAD-dependent oxidoreductase: protein MYDAIVVGARCAGAPTAMLLARRGYRVLLVDRATFPSDIMSTHYIHQPGVARLARWGLLDAVLATNCPPIERVMLDAAEVRLEGAPAPFDGTHIALCPRRIGLDKILVDAAARAGAEVRQGFVVSDLTSDGDRVSGIRGRDLRGGAEAVERTRIVVGADGPWSMVARTVKASEYEAVEALTCGYYAYFSGVPMEACEVYPRQGCEILGFPTNDAMVCVAVERPRAVFARWRADIEGGFFKALAAAPELYERVRAGRREERFVGTAGIPNYLRRPYGSGWALVGDAGCHKDPITGYGITDAFRDAELLADAIDAGLAGREPMEQALARYESARNAAVLDLYRFTCAQARLEGPSEMLLALMRALAGNSEDTGRFMGAMATSVAQAEFYAPANLLRIMRAGGRA, encoded by the coding sequence ATGTACGACGCGATCGTAGTGGGTGCACGATGCGCGGGGGCGCCGACGGCGATGCTGCTCGCGCGACGCGGCTATCGTGTGCTGCTGGTGGACCGCGCCACTTTCCCGAGCGACATCATGTCCACCCACTACATCCATCAGCCCGGTGTGGCGCGGCTGGCGCGATGGGGCCTGCTCGACGCGGTGCTGGCCACCAACTGCCCGCCAATCGAGCGTGTCATGCTGGACGCGGCGGAAGTCCGGCTCGAAGGTGCGCCCGCGCCCTTCGACGGCACGCACATCGCGCTCTGTCCGCGGCGAATCGGGCTCGACAAGATTCTGGTGGACGCCGCGGCCCGTGCGGGCGCGGAGGTGCGCCAGGGCTTCGTCGTCAGCGATTTGACCAGCGACGGCGACCGGGTTAGCGGCATCCGCGGACGCGATCTGCGCGGGGGCGCCGAGGCCGTCGAGCGCACGCGAATCGTAGTCGGCGCCGACGGGCCATGGTCGATGGTGGCGCGGACGGTCAAGGCGTCGGAGTACGAGGCGGTCGAGGCGCTGACCTGTGGCTATTACGCGTACTTCAGCGGCGTGCCGATGGAGGCCTGCGAGGTCTATCCGCGCCAGGGATGCGAGATCCTCGGCTTTCCGACCAACGACGCGATGGTCTGCGTGGCGGTCGAGCGGCCGCGCGCCGTCTTCGCACGCTGGCGCGCGGATATCGAAGGCGGCTTTTTCAAGGCGCTCGCGGCGGCGCCCGAGCTATACGAGCGAGTGCGCGCGGGCCGGCGCGAAGAGCGCTTCGTCGGCACCGCTGGGATTCCCAACTATCTGCGCCGGCCGTACGGCTCCGGGTGGGCACTGGTCGGCGACGCCGGCTGCCACAAGGATCCGATCACCGGCTACGGAATCACCGACGCCTTTCGCGACGCCGAACTGCTCGCCGACGCGATTGACGCCGGGCTTGCCGGGCGCGAGCCGATGGAACAGGCGCTCGCGCGTTACGAGAGCGCGCGCAACGCCGCCGTGCTCGATCTGTACCGCTTCACCTGCGCACAGGCGCGACTGGAGGGGCCCTCGGAGATGCTGTTAGCGCTGATGCGGGCGCTGGCCGGCAATTCCGAGGATACCGGCCGCTTCATGGGCGCGATGGCGACCAGCGTGGCCCAGGCCGAGTTTTACGCCCCGGCCAATCTGCTACGCATCATGCGCGCCGGCGGGCGCGCCTAG
- a CDS encoding Ig-like domain-containing protein, translating to MTSRICWAGVPVIIGLIILAPTLRGQPRAWAIDASVTILSPADGASVSGTVTVKASMGPDAWWAHLKVDGELVATSPPYTFTWDSTKAANGSHTLKVDSFLRNGAVPVASQSVTVSVNNSSGSTVYFSTLAPGASLPGEAWCANNIPATPETISINALPNSQKPSSDQLAAFREGESGAAVPVAYLNRVDGNYTGSTDMILRWAACKWGIDENMVRAEAWGESAGVQAGAQGVGDWTSDSSRCPPGSGFPGAWDGTSCGQSYGILQVKYIYQPYTWPMIRTSTAFNVDYRFAVQRACMNGDIAYLAQRTPDSGYPTYPNGNSDQMLWGCIGQWYSGGWYDDGALGYIDWIRNQLSAERWKQ from the coding sequence ATGACGAGTAGAATTTGTTGGGCTGGCGTGCCGGTAATTATCGGACTGATTATTCTGGCTCCGACCCTGCGAGGTCAGCCGCGCGCATGGGCGATCGACGCCTCGGTGACCATCCTGTCGCCCGCCGACGGCGCCAGCGTAAGCGGCACGGTCACGGTGAAGGCTTCGATGGGTCCCGACGCCTGGTGGGCGCATCTGAAGGTTGATGGCGAGCTGGTGGCGACCTCGCCGCCCTATACTTTCACGTGGGATTCCACCAAGGCCGCTAACGGCTCGCATACGTTGAAAGTGGACAGTTTTCTCAGAAACGGCGCGGTCCCGGTCGCAAGCCAGTCGGTCACGGTGTCCGTGAACAATTCTTCCGGCTCGACCGTTTACTTTTCGACCCTGGCCCCGGGAGCGAGTCTGCCCGGCGAAGCCTGGTGCGCGAACAACATTCCCGCCACGCCTGAAACGATTTCGATCAACGCGCTGCCCAACTCCCAGAAACCATCAAGCGATCAGCTCGCCGCCTTCCGCGAAGGCGAATCCGGTGCCGCCGTACCGGTCGCATACCTGAACCGGGTCGACGGCAACTACACAGGGTCAACCGACATGATCCTGCGGTGGGCAGCGTGCAAGTGGGGGATCGACGAGAATATGGTCCGCGCCGAGGCGTGGGGCGAGTCGGCCGGCGTGCAGGCGGGTGCGCAGGGCGTCGGCGATTGGACCAGTGATTCCTCGCGCTGCCCACCGGGAAGCGGCTTCCCCGGAGCATGGGACGGAACGAGCTGCGGCCAGAGTTACGGCATCCTGCAGGTAAAGTACATCTATCAGCCCTACACCTGGCCGATGATCCGGACCTCCACCGCGTTCAACGTCGATTACCGATTCGCCGTGCAGCGCGCCTGCATGAACGGCGACATCGCCTACCTCGCACAGCGCACGCCTGACAGTGGCTATCCAACGTATCCCAATGGAAACAGCGATCAGATGCTGTGGGGATGTATCGGGCAGTGGTACTCGGGCGGATGGTATGACGACGGCGCGCTCGGGTATATCGACTGGATCAGGAACCAGTTGAGCGCCGAGCGCTGGAAGCAGTGA
- a CDS encoding thiolase family protein: MSLKGAAAVIGIGELKPTKDAPPDATALGLMSAAAAEAIADARLETRDIDGFLCGMAFADPGMLYPASVAEVMGINPRMLNQVDIGGASPAGMVWRAAAAIQAGMCRAVLCVVGDLNRMGEQRPPVISVQREFEAPYGNIGANCGYAMIAQRHMYEYGTTPEQMAKVAVDQRRNAVKNPLATFNDRELTIADVLNSRMIVDPLHLFEIVSPCSGGSAVVVASPEVARGAQHPPIWLLGAGEYSNHATITYAPSLTDSPVKPAAEAAFKMAGVANKDIDLVCPYDCYTITVIVTLEDAGFCKKGQGGPFVWERDLSWSGDFPCNTHGGQLSFGQPGLGGGMSHVTEAVRQLMGRGGERQVKNARLAYVNGNGGIMSEQASLILERRS; encoded by the coding sequence ATGAGTCTTAAGGGAGCGGCCGCCGTAATCGGAATCGGCGAGCTCAAGCCGACCAAGGATGCCCCGCCGGACGCGACCGCGCTCGGCCTGATGAGCGCCGCCGCGGCCGAGGCGATCGCGGACGCCAGACTGGAGACGCGCGACATCGACGGCTTCCTGTGTGGGATGGCGTTCGCCGACCCCGGGATGCTCTACCCGGCGAGCGTCGCCGAAGTGATGGGGATCAACCCGCGGATGCTCAACCAGGTCGATATCGGCGGCGCCAGCCCGGCCGGGATGGTATGGCGGGCGGCGGCGGCGATCCAGGCCGGGATGTGCCGCGCGGTGCTGTGCGTGGTCGGCGATCTCAACCGGATGGGCGAGCAGCGGCCGCCGGTTATTTCGGTGCAGCGCGAGTTCGAGGCACCTTACGGCAATATCGGGGCAAACTGCGGCTACGCAATGATCGCGCAACGCCACATGTACGAGTACGGCACTACGCCCGAGCAGATGGCGAAGGTCGCCGTCGATCAGCGTCGCAACGCGGTCAAGAATCCGCTCGCGACCTTCAACGACCGCGAGCTTACCATCGCCGACGTGCTCAACTCGCGCATGATTGTCGATCCGCTGCACCTGTTCGAGATCGTCAGCCCGTGCAGCGGCGGCTCGGCGGTGGTCGTCGCCTCGCCCGAGGTCGCGCGCGGCGCCCAGCATCCGCCCATATGGCTGCTCGGCGCCGGGGAGTACTCCAACCATGCGACGATCACCTACGCGCCGTCGCTTACCGATTCGCCGGTCAAGCCTGCGGCCGAGGCCGCGTTCAAGATGGCGGGCGTCGCGAACAAGGACATCGACCTCGTCTGTCCCTACGATTGCTACACGATCACGGTGATCGTGACCCTCGAGGACGCTGGCTTCTGCAAGAAAGGGCAGGGCGGCCCGTTCGTGTGGGAGCGCGATCTATCGTGGTCGGGAGACTTCCCGTGCAACACGCATGGCGGGCAGCTCTCCTTCGGCCAGCCCGGACTGGGCGGCGGGATGAGTCACGTCACTGAGGCGGTGCGCCAACTCATGGGCCGCGGCGGCGAGCGCCAGGTCAAAAATGCCCGGCTCGCCTACGTCAACGGCAACGGCGGAATCATGAGCGAGCAGGCCAGCCTCATCCTGGAGCGCCGCTCATGA
- a CDS encoding MlaD family protein gives MLKRAQPELIGAFVLGAVALVVAAVVILGSGRLFRKTYDFVLFFDSNVNGLRVGAPVKFRGVEIGRVTDIRLSISQLNGVKPRRFSRIAIPVLIEIDHERILLGGVPQIDFDDPRQIDRLIQDGLRGQLALESILTGLLYVNLEMRPSTRPRLLLPKSSTYHEIPTLPTQLEQIQEQIAEIVSKLNETDFQGFIDSTKGTSDSIREFIESPQVRGTVESMQSTLDNMNKTMAQLRRAMSQMDARMGSLLSDADRLLVDTDRAMKQAQDTLNTLQASIEPGSPLAYKLNQTLDELSATAASMRQLTDYLQRNPSALIRGKHFPAGSAADSRAQPAAPVGNSP, from the coding sequence ATGCTTAAGCGCGCGCAGCCGGAGCTGATCGGCGCCTTCGTGCTGGGGGCGGTCGCGCTGGTGGTGGCGGCGGTGGTGATCCTTGGCTCGGGGCGGCTCTTCCGCAAGACCTACGACTTCGTCCTCTTCTTTGACAGCAACGTCAACGGCCTGCGGGTGGGCGCGCCGGTGAAGTTTCGCGGAGTCGAAATCGGCCGCGTCACCGATATTCGGCTGAGCATCAGCCAGCTCAACGGGGTCAAGCCGCGCCGCTTCTCGCGCATCGCTATCCCGGTCCTGATCGAGATCGATCACGAGCGGATCCTGCTCGGCGGCGTGCCCCAAATCGATTTCGACGACCCGCGCCAGATCGACCGCCTGATCCAGGACGGCCTGCGCGGCCAGCTCGCCCTGGAGAGCATCCTGACCGGCTTGCTCTACGTGAATCTCGAGATGCGCCCCTCGACCCGGCCACGCCTGCTGCTGCCCAAGTCGTCGACTTATCACGAGATTCCCACCCTGCCGACCCAGCTTGAACAGATCCAGGAGCAGATCGCCGAGATCGTCTCCAAGCTTAACGAAACCGACTTCCAGGGCTTCATCGATTCGACCAAGGGCACCTCCGACTCGATCCGGGAATTCATCGAGTCGCCGCAGGTGCGCGGCACGGTCGAGTCGATGCAGAGCACGCTTGACAACATGAACAAGACGATGGCGCAGCTGCGGCGCGCGATGAGCCAGATGGACGCGCGGATGGGTTCACTGTTGAGCGATGCCGACCGGCTGCTGGTCGATACCGACCGCGCGATGAAGCAGGCTCAGGACACCCTGAACACCCTCCAGGCGAGCATCGAGCCCGGCTCGCCGCTCGCCTACAAGCTCAATCAGACGCTCGACGAGCTGTCGGCGACCGCGGCCTCGATGCGGCAGTTGACCGACTACCTGCAACGCAACCCGTCCGCCCTTATCCGGGGCAAACACTTTCCCGCCGGCTCAGCGGCGGACTCTCGCGCGCAACCAGCCGCGCCAGTGGGTAACTCGCCATGA
- a CDS encoding PqiC family protein, producing MKTFASNPCARRSLAFALAVFLLGAAGCSSLLEPRPDPSRFYLLTPQPPAGEVSPASAGGSLSVGLGPITMPAYLDRPQTVTRVGANELRISEVDRWAEPLAKNFARVLGQDLAARLDGARLHDYPWYNSTAIDYQIEVAVHRFETDASGQNLLAARWTILDGRDKRMLDASNTMLAQSSAPGDVAASTAALSRIVAEFSEQIAATLRRLGEQRQAAAEAIPPRPRALLRAGTPSAR from the coding sequence ATGAAAACATTTGCGTCAAACCCGTGTGCGCGAAGATCGCTTGCGTTCGCGCTTGCCGTTTTCCTGCTCGGCGCCGCCGGATGCTCTTCGCTGCTCGAGCCGCGCCCCGACCCGTCGCGGTTCTACCTGCTGACGCCGCAGCCGCCCGCGGGCGAAGTGAGTCCGGCGAGCGCTGGCGGTAGCCTGTCCGTCGGGCTTGGCCCGATCACGATGCCTGCTTACCTGGATCGGCCGCAGACCGTGACGCGTGTCGGCGCCAACGAGCTGCGGATTTCCGAGGTCGATCGCTGGGCCGAGCCGCTGGCGAAGAACTTCGCGCGTGTGCTCGGCCAGGACCTTGCCGCCCGTCTCGACGGCGCGCGCCTGCACGACTATCCGTGGTACAACTCGACGGCGATCGACTATCAGATCGAGGTCGCGGTCCATCGTTTCGAAACCGACGCCTCCGGACAGAACCTGCTCGCGGCGCGCTGGACGATTCTCGATGGGCGCGACAAGCGGATGCTCGATGCAAGCAACACGATGCTTGCCCAAAGCAGCGCCCCGGGCGACGTAGCGGCAAGCACCGCCGCACTCAGCCGGATCGTCGCCGAATTCAGCGAACAGATAGCGGCTACGCTGCGCCGGCTGGGTGAGCAGCGCCAGGCCGCGGCCGAGGCGATTCCGCCGCGACCGCGGGCACTGCTGCGAGCCGGCACGCCCTCCGCGCGATGA
- the pyrE gene encoding orotate phosphoribosyltransferase has translation MDPAERAELLSLLARESYFERAALTLASGRASNYYIDCKRTLYLPRGAYLAGELMLALVRAEGVEQIGGMAAGALPVTDAIIAAAHRHSVELRGFFVRKETKAHGLQQQIEGAFRKELRTAVIDDTITTGGSSLQAVAALRDAGATVTHAFALVERGEGAAAAFAAARLEYRWLYTAEEVRAARAHIGSG, from the coding sequence ATGGACCCGGCCGAACGCGCTGAGTTGCTCTCCCTGCTCGCCCGCGAGTCGTACTTCGAGCGCGCCGCGCTCACGCTCGCCTCCGGGCGCGCGTCGAACTATTACATCGACTGCAAGCGCACCCTCTATCTGCCGCGCGGCGCTTACCTCGCCGGCGAGTTGATGCTCGCGCTGGTGCGCGCCGAGGGCGTCGAGCAGATCGGCGGGATGGCGGCCGGCGCGCTGCCCGTCACCGACGCGATCATCGCCGCGGCCCATCGCCACTCGGTCGAGCTGCGCGGCTTCTTTGTGCGCAAGGAAACCAAGGCCCACGGCCTGCAGCAGCAGATCGAGGGCGCCTTCCGCAAGGAGCTGCGCACCGCCGTGATCGACGACACGATTACGACCGGCGGCTCCAGCCTGCAAGCCGTCGCCGCGCTGCGCGACGCCGGTGCTACGGTCACCCACGCCTTCGCGCTGGTCGAGCGCGGAGAAGGCGCGGCCGCCGCCTTCGCCGCTGCCAGGCTTGAGTACCGCTGGCTGTACACGGCGGAGGAGGTGCGCGCCGCCCGCGCCCACATCGGAAGTGGCTGA
- a CDS encoding DUF1614 domain-containing protein: MFFAPFLLIYWFIFLAIVIFLFAMLGVGAINYALQALGLPPNAAFYALLASLLGSYINIPITRIEGSAPYPVEIVSHYGIRYRVPLHLASGNSTVIALNVGGAIVPLCITAWVLASHPEIFLWAIVGTVIVTLVVHRAARPIPGVGIATPLFVPPIIAAIVGWVFGGGFYHHASAIAYVSGVMGTLIGADLMNLGRLSELGAPVASIGGAGTFDGIFLTGIVAVLLA; the protein is encoded by the coding sequence ATGTTCTTCGCGCCGTTCCTGCTCATCTACTGGTTCATCTTCCTCGCTATCGTTATCTTCCTGTTTGCGATGCTGGGAGTGGGCGCGATCAATTACGCCCTCCAAGCGCTCGGCCTGCCGCCCAACGCCGCCTTCTATGCGCTGTTGGCGAGCCTGCTCGGCAGCTACATCAATATCCCGATCACGCGCATCGAAGGCAGCGCGCCGTACCCGGTCGAGATCGTCAGCCACTATGGCATCCGCTACCGGGTGCCGCTCCATCTGGCGTCGGGCAACTCGACGGTGATCGCGCTCAACGTGGGCGGTGCGATCGTCCCGCTATGCATCACCGCGTGGGTGCTCGCGAGCCATCCCGAGATCTTCCTGTGGGCGATCGTGGGTACCGTGATCGTGACCTTGGTTGTGCATCGCGCGGCCCGTCCAATCCCGGGAGTAGGCATTGCAACGCCGCTCTTCGTCCCGCCGATTATCGCGGCGATCGTGGGATGGGTCTTCGGCGGCGGCTTCTACCATCACGCAAGCGCCATCGCCTACGTCAGCGGCGTGATGGGAACGCTTATCGGTGCCGATCTGATGAACCTCGGCCGACTAAGCGAGCTTGGTGCGCCGGTCGCCTCGATCGGCGGCGCGGGCACCTTCGACGGAATTTTCCTGACCGGCATCGTCGCAGTGCTGTTGGCCTGA
- a CDS encoding shikimate dehydrogenase: MAEPRSRLRPVAPIGGATRLTAIFGDPVEHSLSPAMHNAAYAALGMDRVYAAFHVTPPMLAAAVRAIPALGIAGVNLTVPHKERAVRMVARLSAEARLLGAINCIANRPGGLWGDNTDARGLECDLEALGVGLGRGLAIVIGAGGAAGAAVLACLRRGATEVVIANRRPARAGALARRLGARLPRTLRRTALKPRGLDALVDPALLAEAAAILNATPMGLTSAGFARLDYARTPRGCFFYDLIYAARPTPFLRPAIALGRPHADGAGMLVRQGELAFELFNGVAPPAGVMRRALWSRLGRR, translated from the coding sequence GTGGCTGAGCCGCGCAGCCGCCTGCGTCCCGTCGCCCCGATCGGCGGCGCGACCCGCCTGACCGCGATCTTTGGCGACCCGGTCGAGCATTCGCTCTCGCCCGCGATGCATAACGCGGCCTACGCGGCGCTCGGGATGGATCGCGTATACGCGGCGTTCCACGTCACGCCGCCGATGCTGGCCGCGGCCGTGCGCGCGATCCCGGCGCTGGGAATCGCCGGAGTCAACCTGACCGTCCCGCACAAGGAGCGGGCGGTGCGGATGGTCGCGCGGCTGAGTGCCGAGGCGCGTCTGCTCGGCGCAATCAACTGCATTGCCAACCGCCCGGGGGGACTCTGGGGCGACAACACCGATGCGCGCGGGCTGGAGTGCGACCTCGAAGCGCTCGGCGTCGGGCTCGGCCGCGGGCTCGCCATTGTGATCGGCGCCGGTGGTGCGGCGGGCGCCGCCGTCCTTGCCTGCCTGCGCCGCGGCGCCACGGAGGTCGTCATCGCCAATCGCAGACCGGCACGCGCCGGCGCGCTCGCGCGCCGGCTGGGCGCGCGTCTGCCGCGCACGCTCAGGCGCACCGCGCTCAAGCCGCGCGGCCTCGACGCGCTGGTTGACCCGGCGCTGCTTGCGGAGGCGGCGGCGATCCTGAACGCGACGCCGATGGGGCTTACCTCGGCGGGCTTCGCGCGGCTCGATTATGCGCGCACGCCGCGCGGATGCTTCTTTTACGACTTGATCTATGCGGCGAGGCCGACGCCGTTTTTGCGGCCGGCGATCGCGCTTGGGCGGCCGCACGCGGACGGCGCCGGAATGCTGGTGAGGCAGGGCGAGCTGGCTTTCGAACTGTTCAACGGCGTCGCGCCGCCAGCGGGCGTGATGCGCCGCGCGCTGTGGTCGCGCCTGGGGCGGCGATGA
- a CDS encoding Zn-ribbon domain-containing OB-fold protein, whose amino-acid sequence MSEYRKPLPRPTPTSAPFWAAARRHELTLQRCGNCRKFIYYPRERCPHCFSERLGWERVSGRGKVYSYTVVRRASSRAFDRPYVLAIVELDEGVRMTTNIEAPPENVRIGMPVAVCFDDVTPEHTLVKFKPA is encoded by the coding sequence ATGAGCGAGTATCGCAAACCCCTACCCAGGCCGACGCCAACCAGCGCGCCCTTCTGGGCCGCCGCGCGGCGCCACGAACTCACCCTCCAGCGCTGCGGCAATTGCCGCAAGTTCATCTACTACCCGCGCGAGCGCTGCCCGCACTGCTTTTCCGAGCGTCTCGGATGGGAGCGGGTGAGCGGGCGCGGCAAGGTGTACAGCTACACCGTGGTGCGCCGCGCCTCGAGCCGCGCCTTCGACCGGCCCTACGTGCTGGCGATCGTCGAGCTCGACGAGGGCGTGCGGATGACGACCAATATCGAGGCGCCGCCGGAGAACGTGCGGATCGGGATGCCGGTCGCCGTTTGCTTCGACGACGTCACGCCCGAGCATACGCTGGTCAAGTTCAAACCCGCCTGA